In Apostichopus japonicus isolate 1M-3 chromosome 5, ASM3797524v1, whole genome shotgun sequence, a single window of DNA contains:
- the LOC139967733 gene encoding uncharacterized protein isoform X1, whose translation MFSSEGFLPGPELSATDYWMIKFSEGRRPTKFPPEWELMAKLKIPRLLLVLEGRLRAERMPNDRERRHIIQTLCDYMLQFILPTKGRYRKFRRYGSVRVNAWLISEYGVQW comes from the exons ATGTTTAGTTCtgaaggattcttgccag GGCCAGAGCTAAGTGCTACTGATTACTGGATGATCaaattttcagagggaagaaggccaaccaagtttccaccagagtgg GAGTTAATGGCCAAGTTGAAAATTCCAAGGCTGCTGCTAGTGCTTGAGGGAAGACTAAGAGCAGAAAGAATGCCTAAtgacagagaaagaagacataTAATACAGACACTGTGTGACTACATG CTCCAGTTTATTCTCCCCACAAAAGGTCGCTATAGaaaatttaggagatacggCTCAGTCCGAGTAAACGCATGGCTCATCTCTGAATACGGAGTCCAGTGGTAG
- the LOC139967733 gene encoding uncharacterized protein isoform X2: MIDKDGYLQGMQGIKMTNEAIHDRMETLNDSVVKSEDSVKRLVAEIRMLGQRVFQSHKAVQKEEEPSAFSSFFHLGLNHLQYGVHHGTAPQETSRRLKFGRDLVR; this comes from the exons atgattgataaagatggctaccttcaaggtatgcaaggaattaagatgactaatgaaGCAATCCATGACAGAATGGag ACGTTGAACGACAGCGTAGTAAAATCAGAGGATTCCGTGAAGAGACTGGTAGCAGAGATCAGGATGCTAGGTCAAAGGGTCTTTCAATCTCATAAAGCCGtacagaaggaggaagagccaagtgcattttcaagtttcttccatttgggtttg AACCACCTACAGTATGGTGTCCACCATGGAACAGCTCCCCAagagacctccagaagacttaaatttggaagagaCTTGGTAAGATGA
- the LOC139967733 gene encoding uncharacterized protein isoform X3: protein MIDKDGYLQGMQGIKMTNEAIHDRMETLNDSVVKSEDSVKRLVAEIRMLGQRVFQSHKAVQKEEEPSAFSSFFHLGLHDFISVTSSVST, encoded by the exons atgattgataaagatggctaccttcaaggtatgcaaggaattaagatgactaatgaaGCAATCCATGACAGAATGGag ACGTTGAACGACAGCGTAGTAAAATCAGAGGATTCCGTGAAGAGACTGGTAGCAGAGATCAGGATGCTAGGTCAAAGGGTCTTTCAATCTCATAAAGCCGtacagaaggaggaagagccaagtgcattttcaagtttcttccatttgggtttg CATGACTTCATATCCGTCACTTCTTCAGTATCTACCTAA
- the LOC139967733 gene encoding uncharacterized protein isoform X4, with protein MIDKDGYLQGMQGIKMTNEAIHDRMETLNDSVVKSEDSVKRLVAEIRMLGQRVFQSHKAVQKEEEPKPPTVWCPPWNSSPRDLQKT; from the exons atgattgataaagatggctaccttcaaggtatgcaaggaattaagatgactaatgaaGCAATCCATGACAGAATGGag ACGTTGAACGACAGCGTAGTAAAATCAGAGGATTCCGTGAAGAGACTGGTAGCAGAGATCAGGATGCTAGGTCAAAGGGTCTTTCAATCTCATAAAGCCGtacagaaggaggaagagccaa AACCACCTACAGTATGGTGTCCACCATGGAACAGCTCCCCAagagacctccagaagacttaa